The following are from one region of the Saccharomyces cerevisiae S288C chromosome I, complete sequence genome:
- the PEX22 gene encoding ubiquitin-protein transferase activating protein PEX22 (Putative peroxisomal membrane protein; required for import of peroxisomal proteins; functionally complements a Pichia pastoris pex22 mutation) has product MPPPSRSRINKTRTLGIVGTAIAVLVTSYYIYQKVTSAKEDNGARPPEGDSVKENKKARKSKCIIMSKSIQGLPIKWEEYAADEVVLLVPTSHTDGSMKQAIGDAFRKTKNEHKIIYCDSMDGLWSCVRRLGKFQCILNSRDFTSSGGSDAAVVPEDIGRFVKFVVDSDVEDVLIDTLCN; this is encoded by the coding sequence ATGCCACCACCATCAAGAAGTAgaataaacaaaacaagAACATTAGGAATAGTGGGTACAGCTATAGCAGTGTTGGTCACGTCCTACTATATATATCAAAAGGTGACAAGTGCAAAGGAAGATAATGGGGCACGACCTCCAGAGGGTGATTCAGTaaaagagaacaaaaaggCAAGGAAGAGCAAATGTATTATAATGAGCAAGTCGATACAAGGACTGCCCATAAAGTGGGAGGAGTACGCCGCTGATGAAGTGGTTTTGCTGGTACCTACGAGCCACACTGATGGATCAATGAAACAAGCCATTGGGGATGCCTTTCGCAAGACGAAAAACGAACACAAAATCATATATTGCGATAGCATGGATGGATTATGGTCATGTGTAAGACGGCTAGGTAAATTTCAGTGCATATTGAACTCCAGGGACTTCACAAGTAGTGGTGGTAGCGATGCAGCAGTCGTTCCTGAAGATATAGGCAGGTTTGTCaaatttgttgttgataGCGATGTAGAGGATGTGCTGATTGACACTTTATGCAATTAA
- the ACS1 gene encoding acetate--CoA ligase 1 (Acetyl-coA synthetase isoform; along with Acs2p, acetyl-CoA synthetase isoform is the nuclear source of acetyl-coA for histone acetylation; expressed during growth on nonfermentable carbon sources and under aerobic conditions; metabolites mediate the formation of filament assemblies in meiotic cells, storing Acs1p in an inactive state and promoting efficient return to growth after starvation), whose product MSPSAVQSSKLEEQSSEIDKLKAKMSQSAATAQQKKEHEYEHLTSVKIVPQRPISDRLQPAIATHYSPHLDGLQDYQRLHKESIEDPAKFFGSKATQFLNWSKPFDKVFIPDPKTGRPSFQNNAWFLNGQLNACYNCVDRHALKTPNKKAIIFEGDEPGQGYSITYKELLEEVCQVAQVLTYSMGVRKGDTVAVYMPMVPEAIITLLAISRIGAIHSVVFAGFSSNSLRDRINDGDSKVVITTDESNRGGKVIETKRIVDDALRETPGVRHVLVYRKTNNPSVAFHAPRDLDWATEKKKYKTYYPCTPVDSEDPLFLLYTSGSTGAPKGVQHSTAGYLLGALLTMRYTFDTHQEDVFFTAGDIGWITGHTYVVYGPLLYGCATLVFEGTPAYPNYSRYWDIIDEHKVTQFYVAPTALRLLKRAGDSYIENHSLKSLRCLGSVGEPIAAEVWEWYSEKIGKNEIPIVDTYWQTESGSHLVTPLAGGVTPMKPGSASFPFFGIDAVVLDPNTGEELNTSHAEGVLAVKAAWPSFARTIWKNHDRYLDTYLNPYPGYYFTGDGAAKDKDGYIWILGRVDDVVNVSGHRLSTAEIEAAIIEDPIVAECAVVGFNDDLTGQAVAAFVVLKNKSSWSTATDDELQDIKKHLVFTVRKDIGPFAAPKLIILVDDLPKTRSGKIMRRILRKILAGESDQLGDVSTLSNPGIVRHLIDSVKL is encoded by the coding sequence ATGTCGCCCTCTGCCGTACAATCATCAAAACTAGAAGAACAGTCAAGTGAAATTGACAAGTTGAAAGCAAAAATGTCCCAGTCTGCCGCCACTGCGCAGCAGAAGAAGGAACATGAGTATGAACATTTGACTTCGGTCAAGATCGTGCCACAACGGCCCATCTCAGATAGACTGCAGCCCGCAATTGCTACCCACTATTCTCCACACTTGGACGGGTTGCAGGACTATCAGCGCTTGCACAAGGAGTCTATTGAAGACCCTGCTAAGTTCTTCGGTTCTAAAGCTACCCAATTTTTAAACTGGTCTAAGCCATTCGATAAGGTGTTCATCCCAGACCCTAAAACGGGCAGGCCCTCCTTCCAGAACAATGCATGGTTCCTCAACGGCCAATTAAACGCCTGTTACAACTGTGTTGACAGACATGCCTTGAAGACTCCTAACAAGAAAGCCATTATTTTCGAAGGTGACGAGCCTGGCCAAGGCTATTCCATTACCTACAAGGAACTACTTGAAGAAGTTTGTCAAGTGGCACAAGTGCTGACTTACTCTATGGGCGTTCGCAAGGGCGATACTGTTGCCGTGTACATGCCTATGGTCCCAGAAGCAATCATAACCTTGTTGGCCATTTCCCGTATCGGTGCCATTCACTCCGTAGTCTTTGCCGGGTTTTCTTCCAACTCCTTGAGAGATCGTATCAACGATGGGGACTCTAAAGTTGTCATCACTACAGATGAATCCAACAGAGGTGGTAAAGTCATTGAGACTAAAAGAATTGTTGATGACGCGCTAAGAGAGACCCCAGGCGTGAGACACGTCTTGGTTTATAGAAAGACCAACAATCCATCTGTTGCTTTCCATGCCCCCAGAGATTTGGATTGGGCaacagaaaagaagaaatacaaGACCTACTATCCATGCACACCCGTTGATTCTGAGGATCCATTATTCTTGTTGTATACGTCTGGTTCTACTGGTGCCCCCAAGGGTGTTCAACATTCTACCGCAGGTTACTTGCTGGGAGCTTTGTTGACCATGCGCTACACTTTTGACACTCACCAAGAAGACGTTTTCTTCACAGCTGGAGACATTGGCTGGATTACAGGCCACACTTATGTGGTTTATGGTCCCTTACTATATGGTTGTGCCACTTTGGTCTTTGAAGGGACTCCTGCGTACCCAAATTACTCCCGTTATTGGgatattattgatgaaCACAAAGTCACCCAATTTTATGTTGCGCCAACTGCTTTGcgtttgttgaaaagagcTGGTGATTCCTACATCGAAAATCATTCCTTAAAATCTTTGCGTTGCTTGGGTTCGGTCGGTGAGCCAATTGCTGCTGAAGTTTGGGAGTGGTACTCTGAAAAAATAGGTAAAAATGAAATCCCCATTGTAGACACCTACTGGCAAACAGAATCTGGTTCGCATCTGGTCACCCCGCTGGCTGGTGGTGTTACACCAATGAAACCGGGTTCTGCCTCATTCCCCTTCTTCGGTATTGATGCAGTTGTTCTTGACCCTAACACTGGTGAAGAACTTAACACCAGCCACGCAGAGGGTGTCCTTGCCGTCAAAGCTGCATGGCCATCATTTGCAAGAActatttggaaaaatcaTGATAGGTATCTAGACACTTATTTGAACCCTTACCCTGGCTACTATTTCACTGGTGATGGTGCTGCAAAGGATAAGGATGGTTATATCTGGATTTTGGGTCGTGTAGACGATGTGGTGAACGTCTCTGGTCACCGTCTGTCTACCGCTGAAATTGAGGCTGCTATTATCGAAGATCCAATTGTGGCCGAGTGTGCTGTTGTCGGATTCAACGATGACTTGACTGGTCAAGCAGTTGCTGCATTTGTGGTGTTGAAAAACAAATCTAGTTGGTCCACCGCAACAGATGATGAATTACAAGATATCAAGAAGCATTTGGTCTTTACTGTTAGAAAAGACATCGGGCCATTTGCCGCACCAAAATTGATCATTTTAGTGGATGACTTGCCCAAGACAAGATCCGGCAAAATTATGAGACGtattttaagaaaaatcCTAGCAGGAGAAAGTGACCAACTAGGCGACGTTTCTACATTGTCAAACCCTGGCATTGTTAGACATCTAATTGATTCGGTCAAGTTGTAA
- the GPB2 gene encoding Gpb2p (Multistep regulator of cAMP-PKA signaling; inhibits PKA downstream of Gpa2p and Cyr1p, thereby increasing cAMP dependency; inhibits Ras activity through direct interactions with Ira1p/2p; regulated by G-alpha protein Gpa2p; GPB2 has a paralog, GPB1, that arose from the whole genome duplication) translates to MEISSSPWNDGGYSPYERNRVAVSPFSSALEGEERIETSRSLGDHCFEPLPYVTNYLSIFALFGKEIFGDKGNVSSRNEYLLKKYYSLKKPFVLRHNGHALKNPDMPLQRNDILQTNFMVDKFLNRTVRSVNFNNFKIISDMQSKSGRGTKSGTNQNQSADAIQNICLPSIPSALPYFQYYRKLLTVNTKEWDILKLHSLWVPKLRKDFKDFSLYGDKNSLKPIDSHYDEDNTMKKNLFFERSPSRQTLDGKGCASKGYDISSGNMIIPSLFSEDKLPALTYHCSVELNGNIYIFGGLMPCYSYEEDAPMLNDFFVDGIKNLPPPLLPQVINNPSMVNNPHLYVASIPSCRFSKPKMGGYIPPPLLCVQGSKLTDRHIFFYGGFEIRTETRGDENGKYHLKKRLYVNNTGYILDIMSFKFTKIDIIVQPSKYNAYPTMSSRFGHLQISIDNPNRRASVHSSSMNEIHKMGSASMKQGSSITSGRLEKAAVLSSLPHNTVHTVIIFGGYRQTGDDRYEAMNDLWKIEIPVIRRGKKGYCKFSETANAILLTPSEKDKSDWPEERAFSAFSVHGTSLMDRSSLDMRLLNNLKNHFVLKPSYISQDRVVSPKPVFPMMVHGTHQDLFNSGSAAQESPKAGASASSASAASFDPDMDDNLENYIVNPGRKSSSIPMTAIGRQRLILSQEKPVGKTVVLHGGSNGLNVLDDMWLMDLECETWTPIETFAKADSSEDGDEKLDSVNVGLVGHRMESIGRICVCIGGMVQEDVDQFYSENDDEPPRKRKVDTLPLGGNFLNTIDLSTQCWEEHKITLSKKEDDEDRQDSENEDTNSNIVVGVGGTSLQCDKSIILIGGLISRRSNVKEIYLHGTITKSIFPSVNPSA, encoded by the coding sequence ATGGAAATTTCCAGTTCACCATGGAACGACGGTGGATACAGCCCCTATGAGAGAAACAGAGTCGCTGTATCACCATTTTCATCAGCGTTGGAAGGCGAAGAACGAATAGAAACCTCTCGATCTTTGGGTGATCATTGCTTTGAACCTTTGCCATACGTGACGAATTATCTTTCTATTTTCGCGCTTTTTGGTAAAGAGATATTTGGTGACAAGGGAAATGTGAGCTCAAGAAATGAATATTtgctaaaaaaatactactctttgaaaaagccATTTGTATTGCGACATAATGGGCATGCGTTGAAGAATCCCGACATGCCACTCCAGAGGAATGACATATTGCAAACCAATTTCATGGTTGACAAATTTCTGAATCGTACTGTGCGGTCAGTGaattttaataatttcaagATAATATCAGATATGCAAAGTAAAAGCGGTCGAGGAACAAAGTCAGGCACAAATCAGAATCAAAGTGCCGACGctattcaaaatatttgtctACCATCTATACCGTCGGCGTTGCCTTATTTCCAGTATTATAGGAAGCTATTGACAGTTAATACCAAAGAATGGGATATTTTAAAACTGCACAGTTTATGGGTACCAAAGCTAAGGAAGGAttttaaagatttttcGTTGTATGGTGATAAAAACTCTTTAAAGCCGATCGATAGTCACTATGATGAGGATAATAccatgaagaaaaatttattttttgaaagatctCCAAGTCGACAGACTCTAGATGGTAAAGGGTGTGCCTCTAAGGGGTATGACATTTCTTCCGGTAATATGATTATCCCATCCCTATTTTCTGAAGATAAGCTGCCGGCTTTAACTTATCATTGTTCCGTAGAATTAAATGGAAACATTTACATATTTGGGGGATTGATGCCATGCTACAGCTATGAGGAGGATGCGCCGATGCTGAACGATTTTTTTGTAGACGGAATAAAGAACTTACCTCCGCCTTTACTACCTCAAGTGATTAATAATCCATCAATGGTCAATAATCCTCATCTTTATGTCGCTTCTATACCATCATGCCGGTTTAGCAAACCTAAAATGGGGGGTTATATACCGCCTCCATTGCTATGTGTTCAAGGATCCAAATTAACGGACCGacatattttcttttatggCGGATTTGAAATCAGGACAGAAACCCGtggtgatgaaaatggGAAGTATCATCtcaagaaaagattatATGTGAATAACACTGGTTACATACTCGATATTATGTCGTTCAAGTTCACTAAAATAGATATCATAGTACAACCTTCCAAATATAATGCATATCCGACAATGTCATCGAGGTTTGGTCACTTACAAATTTCTATTGATAATCCAAATAGGAGAGCTAGCGTTCATTCTTCAAGCATGAACGAAATTCATAAAATGGGGAGTGCTTCCATGAAACAAGGTAGCAGCATCACTTCCGGGCGGCTTGAAAAAGCAGCAGTACTTTCATCATTACCTCATAATACTGTGCACACGGTTATAATATTTGGTGGTTACAGACAAACCGGTGATGATCGTTACGAAGCAATGAATGATTTGTGGAAGATAGAGATACCCGTGATACGTCGCGGTAAAAAAGGTTATTGTAAGTTTTCAGAGACAGCTAACGCGATACTACTGACGCCAAGCGAAAAGGACAAATCGGATTGGCCCGAAGAAAGAGCCTTTTCTGCCTTTTCTGTTCATGGGACTTCGTTAATGGATAGGAGTTCTCTTGACATGAGACTATTGAACAACTTAAAAAACCATTTTGTTTTAAAACCGTCATATATATCACAGGATCGCGTTGTTAGTCCTAAACCGGTTTTCCCCATGATGGTTCATGGCACGCATCAAGATCTTTTCAATAGTGGCTCTGCGGCACAAGAATCGCCCAAAGCTGGTGCCTCGGCCAGCAGCGCAAGTGCTGCGAGCTTTGATCCCGATATGGACGataatttggaaaattatATAGTCAATCCAGGGAGAAAATCGTCATCTATTCCAATGACTGCGATAGGGAGACAGAGATTAATTTTAAGCCAAGAGAAGCCAGTAGGTAAAACTGTTGTATTGCATGGTGGGTCTAACGGTCTCAACGTTCTTGATGATATGTGGTTGATGGACTTAGAGTGTGAGACATGGACTCCAATAGAGACATTTGCAAAGGCAGATTCGAGCGAAGACggtgatgaaaaattggataGTGTGAACGTAGGTCTCGTTGGCCACAGAATGGAAAGTATTGGACGAATATGTGTATGTATAGGTGGTATGGTACAAGAGGATGTTGACCAATTTTACTCGGAGAATGATGATGAGCCTCCTCGAAAACGCAAGGTCGATACATTACCGTTGGGtggtaattttttgaacacAATTGATTTAAGCACGCAGTGTTGGGAAGAACATAAAATTACTCTGTCCAAGAAGGAAGACGATGAGGACAGACAAGATAGcgaaaatgaagatacaaattcaaatataGTAGTTGGTGTCGGTGGCACTTCTTTGCAATGTGACAAAAGTATTATTTTGATTGGCGGATTGATATCTAGACGGAGCAatgtaaaagaaatatatttaCATGGTACCATAACGAAAAGTATTTTTCCTAGCGTAAATCCTAGTGCATAA